From a single Granulicella aggregans genomic region:
- a CDS encoding homocysteine S-methyltransferase family protein yields MSKTQQHPLQKVLEERIAIIDGAMGTTIRTYGMTEADIRGERFRDSTKDMLNNGDLFSLTQPQMICDIHRRFLEAGADIIETNTFGATSITQSEFFVDDPREHGGRKNPEFYQKIIEDPMLSALAYEINETSARQCREWADRVGNETGRQRFVAGAIGPLTVSLSNSPDADDAGFRVVTFDQVKTAYMEQVRALIAGGSDLLLVETIFDSLNAKAALVAIREVFDADGKELPVMISAAVGRGGETLISAQTTEAFWNAVKHVKPLSVGLNCSLGPDLMYPFLSELSAKADVAISCYPNAGLPNPLSETGFDLGPPDMARYLSEFAQAGLINIAGGCCGNTPDHIAAIAKALVDKEPRRLKTAAAFDSERAA; encoded by the coding sequence ATGAGCAAAACCCAGCAGCATCCTCTTCAGAAGGTGCTTGAAGAACGAATCGCCATTATCGATGGCGCGATGGGCACGACGATCCGCACCTACGGCATGACCGAGGCGGACATCCGGGGAGAGCGCTTCCGCGACTCAACCAAGGACATGCTGAACAATGGCGATCTTTTTTCGCTGACCCAGCCGCAGATGATCTGCGACATCCACCGCCGGTTTCTGGAGGCGGGCGCGGACATCATCGAGACCAATACGTTTGGCGCGACCAGCATTACCCAGAGCGAGTTCTTCGTCGACGACCCGCGCGAGCACGGCGGACGCAAGAATCCTGAGTTCTATCAGAAGATCATCGAAGATCCGATGCTGAGCGCGCTTGCTTATGAGATCAACGAGACCTCTGCCCGTCAGTGCCGGGAGTGGGCAGACCGCGTCGGCAATGAAACAGGACGCCAGCGGTTTGTTGCGGGAGCGATTGGGCCGCTCACCGTGTCGCTGTCGAACTCACCCGATGCGGATGACGCTGGCTTCCGCGTCGTGACCTTCGATCAGGTGAAGACCGCCTACATGGAGCAGGTGCGGGCGCTGATCGCAGGAGGATCGGATCTTCTGCTGGTCGAGACGATCTTCGATTCGCTGAACGCCAAGGCTGCGCTTGTAGCGATTCGCGAGGTCTTTGACGCCGACGGCAAGGAACTGCCAGTGATGATCTCGGCAGCAGTGGGACGTGGCGGCGAGACGCTCATCTCCGCGCAAACGACAGAGGCCTTCTGGAACGCGGTGAAGCATGTGAAGCCGCTGTCTGTGGGCCTGAATTGCTCGCTTGGGCCCGACCTGATGTATCCCTTCCTGAGCGAACTCTCCGCGAAGGCGGATGTGGCGATCTCCTGCTATCCGAATGCAGGTCTGCCGAATCCGCTCTCCGAGACCGGGTTTGATCTTGGGCCGCCCGACATGGCGAGATACCTGAGCGAGTTTGCGCAGGCTGGCTTGATCAACATTGCCGGCGGATGCTGCGGCAACACGCCAGACCATATTGCGGCCATCGCGAAGGCGCTGGTTGATAAAGAGCCGCGCCGCTTGAAGACCGCCGCCGCATTCGACAGCGAGCGTGCGGCGTGA
- a CDS encoding NAD-dependent epimerase/dehydratase family protein, which translates to MTCAITGASGYVGSRLASAIQRDMEVVPISRREAAGSIRWEMQNPTEISEELRSRGVKVLVHAAWDFTHPNAEENDRVNVEGSRQLFESADRAGVERILFISSISAFAGARSAYGQSKLRVERMVFDRPGGIVIRPGLVWGAGPGGMFGALTKQVESGSMIPMIGSGRYPQYLVHEDDLGDAIRKAVAGGLKVSAPITVANEVPWLLRDLIEDIARKQGKKVTLLPVPWPAVYAGLKAAELMGAKLNFRSDSVLSLVFQDPSPDFTPANQLGLARRSYPGTPA; encoded by the coding sequence ATGACATGTGCGATCACAGGAGCTTCGGGATATGTCGGCTCACGGCTCGCTTCGGCTATCCAGCGTGACATGGAAGTCGTTCCTATATCGCGCCGCGAGGCCGCTGGTTCGATTCGCTGGGAGATGCAAAACCCTACGGAGATCTCCGAGGAACTTCGCAGTCGCGGCGTCAAGGTTTTGGTGCATGCCGCATGGGACTTCACCCATCCGAACGCCGAGGAGAATGATCGTGTGAATGTGGAGGGGTCGCGCCAGCTCTTCGAATCTGCCGATCGAGCGGGCGTAGAACGCATTCTCTTTATTTCGTCTATCAGCGCGTTTGCCGGTGCCCGTTCGGCTTATGGTCAAAGCAAGCTGCGCGTGGAACGCATGGTATTCGATCGACCGGGTGGTATCGTCATTCGGCCTGGGTTGGTGTGGGGAGCCGGTCCTGGCGGCATGTTTGGCGCTCTCACGAAGCAAGTCGAGTCGGGATCGATGATCCCCATGATCGGATCCGGCAGATATCCGCAGTATCTGGTCCACGAGGACGATCTGGGCGATGCGATCAGAAAGGCCGTCGCAGGGGGGCTAAAGGTGAGCGCGCCCATCACCGTGGCGAATGAGGTGCCCTGGCTGCTTCGGGACTTGATCGAGGACATCGCCAGAAAGCAAGGGAAGAAGGTCACCTTGCTGCCCGTCCCTTGGCCTGCCGTCTATGCAGGCCTGAAAGCTGCTGAGCTGATGGGCGCGAAGTTGAACTTTCGCAGCGATAGCGTTCTCAGCCTTGTCTTCCAGGACCCGTCGCCGGACTTCACACCTGCAAACCAGCTGGGACTCGCAAGACGAAGTTATCCCGGCACGCCTGCGTAA
- the hflX gene encoding GTPase HflX gives MTSKKASQEATEETKQSRRGRGKTVRRSLVEASEAQEAALLARELRTSQTQQELAVLVVVEFTGELRKRKQLTTAARLARTAAAVVAGEEESSDLAESTLDLDASRSEFEELARSAGATIAATLVQRRQKPDPSSLVGQGKLDEIVEVVTSTNASLVLFDHDLSPSQLRNIEARLPCHVIDRSQLILDIFARHAKTSEGQLQVELAQLEYQLPRLAGRGRAMSQLGGGIGTRGPGETQLETDRRKINLRLDHIKSQLEAVRRIRYQQRQRREAVPVPVVALVGYTNAGKSTLFNALTEAGVLESSRMFATLDPKLRQLQLPSRRKILLSDTVGFIRNLPHTLVTSFRATLEEVERAEILLHVQDASSPMRDEQKLQVEKVLGDLGVSTKPVIQVLNKVDLLAPQDLSHLLNDGDSIPVSSLRKSGLDKLLAAIDAALVVDPVVESTFRLPQSEGAILASLEGGAIIEEKRFEGNLVFLRARGPASLLGRYRRFRDRSA, from the coding sequence TTGACGAGTAAGAAGGCCTCACAAGAGGCTACAGAAGAGACGAAGCAATCGCGACGCGGTCGCGGGAAGACCGTTCGCCGGAGTCTCGTCGAAGCCAGCGAAGCGCAGGAGGCAGCGCTCCTTGCCCGCGAGCTGCGAACCTCGCAGACTCAACAGGAGCTTGCAGTGCTGGTTGTGGTCGAGTTTACAGGCGAACTCCGCAAACGCAAGCAGCTCACCACGGCCGCTCGGCTTGCACGGACTGCGGCAGCGGTAGTGGCCGGAGAAGAAGAGTCCTCAGATCTGGCGGAGTCGACGCTCGATCTCGACGCCAGCCGTTCGGAGTTTGAAGAGCTGGCACGCTCGGCCGGCGCGACGATTGCCGCAACGCTTGTCCAGCGTCGCCAGAAGCCCGATCCCTCCAGTCTTGTCGGCCAGGGCAAACTCGACGAGATCGTTGAGGTGGTGACCTCCACCAACGCCTCGCTCGTTCTCTTCGACCATGACCTGTCGCCATCGCAGCTTCGCAATATTGAAGCCCGGCTTCCCTGCCACGTCATCGACCGCTCGCAACTTATCCTCGATATCTTCGCCCGCCACGCCAAGACCAGCGAAGGCCAGTTGCAGGTAGAGCTTGCCCAGCTTGAGTACCAGCTGCCGAGGCTCGCCGGACGTGGGCGCGCCATGTCACAACTTGGCGGCGGTATCGGTACCCGCGGCCCTGGCGAAACGCAGCTCGAGACCGATCGCCGGAAGATCAATCTGCGTCTCGACCACATCAAGAGCCAGCTCGAAGCCGTCCGCCGCATTCGCTACCAGCAGCGACAGCGCCGCGAAGCAGTCCCTGTCCCGGTCGTCGCGCTGGTGGGCTACACGAACGCCGGCAAGAGCACGTTGTTCAACGCACTTACCGAAGCGGGGGTGCTGGAGTCATCGCGCATGTTCGCCACGCTCGACCCCAAGCTGCGGCAGCTCCAGCTCCCTTCCCGCCGCAAGATTCTGCTCTCAGACACGGTCGGATTCATCCGCAACTTGCCCCACACGCTGGTCACAAGCTTCAGGGCGACTCTCGAAGAGGTCGAACGCGCCGAGATCCTTCTCCACGTCCAGGATGCGTCAAGTCCCATGCGCGACGAGCAAAAGTTACAGGTAGAAAAAGTCCTCGGCGATCTGGGAGTTTCGACCAAGCCGGTAATCCAGGTCTTGAACAAGGTCGATCTCCTCGCACCGCAGGATCTTTCACACCTGTTGAACGATGGCGACTCGATTCCTGTCTCCTCGCTGCGCAAGAGTGGGCTAGACAAACTGCTGGCTGCGATTGATGCTGCGCTCGTGGTCGACCCCGTGGTCGAATCGACCTTCCGCCTGCCACAATCCGAAGGGGCAATCCTTGCCTCGCTCGAAGGCGGAGCGATCATTGAGGAGAAGCGCTTTGAAGGAAACCTGGTCTTCCTTCGGGCGCGAGGCCCAGCATCGCTGCTTGGCCGGTATCGTCGCTTCCGCGACCGATCAGCCTGA
- a CDS encoding MGMT family protein: MKETKRRTPTKGSRILITTLHGHGEKPRRSIYQEGLPDEGDRDRAFRRVILSIPPGKVSTYGKVAAAAGYPLYHRAVARLLRTDPPDQLPWHRVLGAGGEIKLPGTAAKEQKGRLRLEGVQFRGDRVDMDLHEHALRVWEIPD; this comes from the coding sequence ATGAAAGAGACAAAACGGCGCACGCCGACCAAAGGCTCGCGCATCCTGATCACGACGCTCCACGGGCATGGAGAGAAGCCGCGACGCTCCATATACCAGGAAGGGCTTCCTGATGAAGGTGACCGTGACCGAGCGTTTCGCAGGGTCATCCTCTCCATTCCGCCCGGCAAAGTCAGCACCTACGGCAAGGTCGCGGCCGCTGCGGGCTACCCGCTGTATCACCGTGCAGTTGCTCGGTTGCTGCGCACCGACCCTCCCGATCAGCTTCCCTGGCATCGTGTTCTTGGCGCGGGCGGCGAGATCAAGTTGCCGGGAACGGCTGCGAAGGAGCAGAAGGGCAGGCTCCGTCTTGAGGGTGTCCAGTTCCGGGGCGATCGAGTCGACATGGACCTCCACGAACATGCCCTGCGAGTGTGGGAGATTCCCGACTGA
- a CDS encoding putative bifunctional diguanylate cyclase/phosphodiesterase, protein MESQAAELPATATPVLRLPADRAARGLLFAALTVQAVQVGIHLFVPHPAFPADVMEFLAASMSTAVCFYKLRHDRSSRHLWLELGIAFFIWAVAEIQFAFAALHPGVTESAFSDLLWLIYAFPLLLVTSYTPQSSRRDPAGWLDAAQAFVFFCILFALFFPAPGIISQAISDVVQGVALLLVLILRYCIAEPGRDRAFFRNLTTYMVVYLVFCILYYLTTNHGFAVGSFVELCWSVPFTFFSVIALCTDLSGKEESESFWAARVARAGYIQGATALGLAVMSLAGAAVLAYHRPVPGAVALGVAFLLFAARTSAREWQLQSVHSQLKRSVLRDPLTSVANRTLLDTEITQRLARLSTAQSGSTAVLFVGLDRFKTLNDCLGHIFGDLLLQRVADLLTASVRKQDLVARYGGDEFVILLSGVDVKEAEAFAERVLGQLRSPLHLEGRLLYLTASIGFAMSTPGTNASSMLQEAHFAMHHAKRSGKDRAQVFEPEMLRIPQFRLGIETDLRKALEEDQISVHYQPIFSVQTGEIEGFEALARWHHPERGQVSPADFIPVAEDTGMIIDLGNQILLKACKQCREWNQRFGAAWTMNVNVSAHQFASPKILEQIVHTLFQTGLEARYLKLEITESVLISGYSHVEEVLAEARKLGMQICLDDFGTGYSSLSYLLNYPFDVVKIDQSFVRHLDEDPSRADVVRTLISLARSLNKHMVAEGIERSEEMDCLREFGCELAQGYLLSRPLSAEAATTLLQSQNKIVTMRSSSSSEDRYLGSEISAAS, encoded by the coding sequence ATGGAATCTCAGGCAGCCGAACTCCCAGCAACAGCGACTCCCGTTCTGCGCCTGCCTGCCGACCGGGCCGCACGGGGTCTGCTGTTCGCTGCGCTCACGGTCCAGGCTGTCCAGGTTGGAATCCATCTTTTCGTGCCGCATCCGGCCTTTCCGGCAGATGTGATGGAGTTCCTCGCTGCCTCGATGAGTACTGCGGTCTGTTTTTACAAACTGCGGCATGACCGGTCGAGCCGGCATCTTTGGCTTGAGCTTGGCATCGCCTTCTTCATCTGGGCAGTCGCTGAGATCCAGTTCGCGTTTGCTGCGCTGCACCCCGGAGTTACCGAGTCGGCCTTCAGCGACCTGCTCTGGTTGATCTACGCTTTCCCGTTGCTACTGGTGACGTCCTACACGCCGCAATCATCGCGAAGAGACCCGGCAGGCTGGCTGGACGCAGCGCAGGCTTTTGTCTTCTTCTGCATTCTTTTTGCCCTCTTTTTTCCGGCACCTGGAATCATCTCGCAGGCGATCTCGGACGTGGTTCAAGGGGTCGCGTTGCTGCTGGTGCTGATCCTTCGATACTGCATCGCGGAGCCTGGGCGCGACCGGGCGTTCTTCCGCAACCTCACCACCTACATGGTGGTCTATCTCGTCTTCTGCATCCTCTACTACCTGACGACCAACCATGGCTTCGCGGTCGGCTCATTTGTCGAGCTCTGCTGGAGCGTCCCCTTCACCTTCTTCTCCGTGATCGCTCTCTGCACGGACCTCTCAGGAAAGGAGGAGAGTGAGTCGTTCTGGGCGGCACGCGTCGCGCGCGCCGGCTATATCCAGGGAGCGACTGCGCTCGGCCTCGCAGTGATGTCCCTGGCAGGGGCAGCGGTCCTTGCCTACCATCGGCCGGTGCCCGGTGCCGTGGCTCTGGGAGTGGCGTTCCTCCTGTTTGCGGCGAGAACCAGTGCCAGGGAGTGGCAACTGCAATCTGTCCACTCGCAGTTGAAACGCTCTGTACTGCGCGACCCGCTCACTTCGGTAGCGAATCGAACGTTGCTGGACACAGAGATTACCCAGCGGCTGGCGCGTCTCTCGACGGCCCAGAGCGGATCGACGGCAGTCCTCTTCGTTGGACTGGATCGATTCAAGACCTTGAACGACTGCCTCGGCCATATCTTTGGCGATCTCCTGCTGCAGCGGGTCGCGGACCTGCTGACCGCCAGCGTCCGCAAGCAGGATCTGGTAGCGCGCTACGGCGGCGACGAGTTTGTGATCCTGCTCAGCGGGGTCGACGTCAAAGAGGCGGAGGCCTTCGCGGAGAGGGTACTCGGACAGCTCCGAAGCCCTCTTCATCTCGAAGGCCGGTTGCTGTACCTGACGGCAAGTATCGGGTTCGCTATGAGCACGCCCGGCACCAATGCCTCATCCATGCTGCAGGAAGCTCACTTCGCCATGCACCACGCCAAGAGGTCCGGCAAGGACCGGGCCCAGGTCTTCGAACCGGAGATGCTGCGGATCCCACAGTTCCGGCTTGGGATTGAAACCGACCTTCGCAAGGCCCTTGAGGAGGACCAGATCAGCGTTCATTACCAGCCGATCTTCTCGGTCCAGACGGGAGAGATCGAAGGTTTCGAGGCGCTCGCTCGCTGGCATCATCCGGAGCGCGGGCAGGTTTCCCCCGCAGACTTCATCCCTGTCGCCGAGGACACCGGGATGATTATCGATCTCGGCAATCAGATTCTGCTCAAGGCCTGTAAGCAATGCCGCGAGTGGAATCAGCGGTTCGGAGCTGCCTGGACGATGAACGTGAACGTGTCGGCGCACCAGTTCGCCAGCCCGAAGATTCTCGAACAGATTGTGCACACTCTCTTCCAGACAGGGTTGGAGGCAAGATATCTGAAGCTGGAGATCACGGAGTCTGTGCTGATCAGCGGCTACTCGCACGTGGAAGAGGTGCTTGCGGAGGCGCGGAAGCTCGGCATGCAGATCTGCCTGGATGACTTTGGGACGGGATACTCCTCGCTGAGCTACCTGCTGAACTATCCGTTCGACGTGGTGAAGATCGACCAGAGCTTTGTACGGCATCTCGATGAGGACCCGAGTCGCGCGGATGTGGTACGCACGCTCATCTCTTTGGCACGGAGTCTGAACAAGCACATGGTGGCAGAGGGGATTGAGCGCTCTGAAGAGATGGACTGCCTCCGTGAGTTCGGATGTGAACTGGCCCAAGGCTATCTCCTGTCCAGGCCGCTCTCCGCGGAAGCGGCCACGACGCTGCTCCAGTCCCAAAATAAGATCGTGACAATGCGCTCATCCTCATCATCCGAAGACCGCTATCTTGGATCGGAGATAAGCGCGGCGTCCTGA